From a single Stackebrandtia endophytica genomic region:
- a CDS encoding SRPBCC family protein, whose product MFQLSHHARLETEASQLWQAFTSPSGLAAWLWPDRRTEVTIDLRVGGAWRAASSNLAIGVGGRYTEITVPHQLGFTWSWHGEPEVTQVSVEFTGVGLVLEHHGFGSARSRDDHIEGWRDCLARLPAFLASRPQLDVRDGAGPNRATWAVNRTGAVKRRPSGGAGST is encoded by the coding sequence ATGTTCCAGCTCAGTCACCATGCCCGATTGGAGACCGAGGCCAGCCAACTGTGGCAGGCGTTCACCAGTCCGAGCGGCCTGGCGGCCTGGCTGTGGCCCGACCGCCGGACCGAGGTGACGATCGATCTTCGAGTGGGTGGCGCCTGGCGCGCCGCGTCATCCAATCTGGCCATCGGTGTCGGTGGCCGGTACACCGAGATCACGGTGCCCCACCAGTTGGGTTTCACCTGGAGTTGGCATGGGGAGCCGGAGGTCACCCAGGTGTCGGTGGAGTTCACCGGCGTCGGCCTGGTCCTGGAGCATCACGGGTTCGGTTCGGCCCGGTCCCGCGACGACCACATCGAAGGCTGGCGGGACTGTCTGGCCCGGCTGCCCGCGTTCCTCGCCTCCCGCCCCCAGTTAGACGTCCGAGACGGAGCTGGGCCGAACCGGGCGACGTGGGCGGTGAACCGGAC